TTCAATCGGCAATCGTATCTGGGAAGCATCATGTTCCGGTCCAGTGACACGTCCTCGCTGGGTCTCACTCGTCCTTTGCGGCCACGCAGCATTGCTCAGACTAAGGTTCACCATGGAGTTTGCACCTATCATACAGAGATTCTCTCCAGGCAGTTCTAGCAAGTCTGCAATATGTCGCCCTGGGTAGACAGCTAGGTCTTATCATCAACAGTAATCAGGCCTTCCCTTAGAGCTTTGGCCACAGCTTCGGTGCGCGTGCTGACTTGTAGTCTCCTGAGAATATTGCGAAAATGGGTCTGAATCGTGCGCTCACTGATGATCAGTTTGCCAGCAATCGCCCTGTTAGTGAGTCCGCGAGCGGCAAGCTCCAGTACCTCCATCTCGCGTTGACGAAGCTGCGGACGCATCCCGCTTAAGCTAGCTTTTCCAGTAGTACGTTGAAGTCGAGCTACCAGTCTGCTATGTGCCGTGGGATCAAACACTGCTTGGCCACCATGCACCGCTCTGACAGTACCGACTAGAGCAGAGACGCCTGTCGTCTTCAGGAGATAACCCAAAGCTCCTGCCTCAATGGCTGGCAGGACATACGAGTCATAATCATAGGCGCTCAGCGCTACAATCGCCGTGCCAGGGCTTGCCATTTTGATTCGCTTTATTGCCTCAATGCCATTCAGCCGCGGCATGGCGATATCTACTACAGCGACGTCAGGCGTGAGTTCTCGAGCCAGGCTCACGGCCTGCTCGCCATCAGATGCAATACCCACCACCTTCAAATCATCTTCTGATTCGAGGAGATGCTTCAAACCCTCTCGAAATGTGGGATGATCGTCAGCAATGAGAACCGTGATTCTACTAATGGCCTTTGCCGGTGGCTCGGTCCTCAATACACCCCTTAGCTCAGGTGATGGAGGCATCATTGCGCTGGCATTCTATGACAACAGCTTATGTCATGTCAAGCCAGAAGCGTGCGTCAGGTAGGTAAGGTGGCATAGTTGGTAATACGCCAAAACACTGATGACATCCGCCGAAAGCTCGCCAGCCAAACAGGGGCCATGAAGTACTCCCAGCTTATCGAACTAATACCTGCTTCGCGGCATGGAAATACGTAATCCGGCGGATTGAACACTTCCTGGCCTGCCCACTATGCTAGGCTATGTTCGCGAGGAATCTGGCTTAATGTACCAGATCATCTGAGTGACACGCATGATGCTACCGGCAGCACGATGAGAAGGAGCACAGTGCCACAAGCATCATCGATGGCGAGGTCTGACCCTGAGGATATTAGTGCGAAGAGGCATGCAATCCCTTAGATGATAACGAGCGTGTCATCCAGACGTCGTGTCATGATCTTTACTGGGTAGTGACGAGGGGTTGAACGTACTGGGGGACTGATAGCACCAGGAGGCATAGATGGCGGGGTACAACATCAATGTAGATGTGGGCGGAAC
This DNA window, taken from Chloroflexota bacterium, encodes the following:
- a CDS encoding response regulator transcription factor, with the translated sequence MMPPSPELRGVLRTEPPAKAISRITVLIADDHPTFREGLKHLLESEDDLKVVGIASDGEQAVSLARELTPDVAVVDIAMPRLNGIEAIKRIKMASPGTAIVALSAYDYDSYVLPAIEAGALGYLLKTTGVSALVGTVRAVHGGQAVFDPTAHSRLVARLQRTTGKASLSGMRPQLRQREMEVLELAARGLTNRAIAGKLIISERTIQTHFRNILRRLQVSTRTEAVAKALREGLITVDDKT